A portion of the Bdellovibrio bacteriovorus genome contains these proteins:
- a CDS encoding GNAT family N-acetyltransferase yields the protein MSLHFFTVKKLEDLKRCFPVMRELRPHLSYEEYLLIYQEAQKTDGYEIVAVESGDQILALIGYRFLSDFVRGRHLYIDDLVSTESARSQGLGAKLLIYAEEIAKQNKCKVLRLCTGVENERGVKFYEKNNWTKRAYAYAKKIG from the coding sequence ATGTCTTTGCATTTTTTTACGGTCAAAAAATTGGAAGATTTAAAAAGATGCTTTCCCGTTATGCGGGAACTTCGTCCTCATCTTAGTTACGAAGAATATCTTTTAATTTATCAAGAAGCGCAAAAAACCGATGGCTATGAAATCGTGGCCGTTGAAAGTGGTGATCAAATCTTAGCCTTAATTGGTTATCGTTTTTTATCTGATTTTGTTCGCGGAAGACATTTGTATATTGATGATTTGGTTTCAACCGAAAGTGCTAGATCTCAGGGTCTGGGCGCGAAGCTTTTGATTTACGCTGAAGAAATCGCGAAGCAAAATAAATGCAAAGTGCTTCGCCTGTGCACAGGTGTTGAAAACGAACGCGGTGTTAAGTTTTATGAAAAAAACAATTGGACTAAGCGGGCTTACGCCTATGCTAAGAAGATCGGATAA
- a CDS encoding winged helix-turn-helix transcriptional regulator — MEKRKFNCPAEMTISLIGGKWKAILLYNMRKGSKRFGELKRLSPGITPTTLTKELKELEKSGIVQRFAISKDRLAGVEYSLTPKGESLKPVLYAMIRWGIANQKDYVIGDFGMAVFQK; from the coding sequence ATGGAAAAGCGTAAATTTAATTGTCCCGCGGAGATGACGATCAGTCTTATTGGTGGAAAATGGAAAGCTATTTTGCTTTACAATATGCGCAAAGGATCCAAAAGATTTGGCGAATTAAAGCGGCTTTCGCCGGGCATTACGCCAACGACCTTAACCAAAGAACTTAAGGAATTAGAAAAATCAGGCATCGTGCAGCGCTTTGCGATATCTAAAGATCGCTTAGCCGGTGTGGAATACTCGCTAACCCCGAAAGGTGAATCCTTAAAGCCTGTTCTGTATGCGATGATTCGTTGGGGAATTGCGAATCAAAAAGATTATGTGATTGGCGATTTTGGGATGGCTGTTTTTCAGAAATAG